A region of the Longimicrobium sp. genome:
TCTTTCACATGGTTCGGGGATCTGGTGGGGGACGGCCGCGAGGGTGCGCGCGGCGGACGCCAAGCGTTCGCGCAGCGGGGTTTCAGGCGGGAGCGCGTGACGGGCGTGCGCGAACACGGAACCGACGCGGTTCTCGGCGTCCATCGGCTGCAGACCCGCGTCTTCCATGACCTTTCGCACATCCTCGCGGTACCGGGCGTAGATCGCCATGAACGTTTCCCCCTCGTCCCCCTCGCTGAGCCACCGGTGCAGCAGATGGGTGTCGGATACATCGTCACGCGGCGCGATCATCGGTGTGTTCATGATGCCCCGGCCATTGATCAGAAATGATGAAAACGGAACCCGCCCGTCTGAGTACCTTCTGTATCCTTGGATCGGCCAGCATCCGGGCTACGAACCACTCCTCGTACTCTCCGTGGCCTGCGGTCCGTCTCGCGTACGCGGCCCAGGTCTCATTCGGCAGCGCCGCGCACCGGACCAGGACGCGCACCGGCGTCGAGATCACCTGCAGCCCGGTGTGGCCGATCCTGGCCTCGACCTCGCGCCAGAGTTCAGGAGCGCGATCTGAAGCGGGCGAAACGCGGACGATTGCCCTGATCTGCCGTTCCAGTTCCTGCTCCCCTAGATCAGCCGGCAGCGGTGGGAGCGGCTTGCGGGGGCGCGGGTGTGTCCCGGCGTGCCGACGTCCGCGCTGGCGGGCGCAGACCGCGCACAGCCGTGTCGTTACAGTCATAGTGCCCCCGCCTGCTGCCGCCGTCCCGTGGGTGACCCACCGTGTGTTTTCGACCGTGAACTCGTGGCCGTTCCTGCAGTGTGTCAGGCGCTCGCGCCCCGTGCGCCAGGTGTTGCGCTCGGCGTCCCAGTTCGGGTGAAGGCGAATTGCCTCCTTCCGGGGAAGCGCCACGAGGTGCGACGGGTTGATGCACAGTTTGTTGCGGCAGGTCTGCGCAACGTAGGCCCTGGCCGGGATCGGACCGCACCACAGGACGAACGCGGCCCTGTGCGCGTGCTGCTGCCCCTTGACTCGCGTGAAGACGGGAGCGCCGGCGGGCGTCTTCGGCCCCGTCCATTCCCAGCACCCGCACGTGGTCAGCTTCGCCCGGCTGAGCAGTGCCTGGGCAGCCGAGGGTTTCGGAGCGGGCGGAGCGGCCGGTGCATGCCTGCTCCGTCGTTCGCGCCGCAGGACCTTCGTGCCAGCCACCTCCTCGTATTTCTCCATGATCTGCCGGACCCGCTCGCCACTGATCCCGAACTGCGCCCCAACGGTGACAAACGTGGTCGTCTCGGGACCATCGCTGTACGCTGCGACGATCCGGACGGCGCGCTCCAGGTCGAAAACCGCCGAAGCCACGGCCCGAGATCATCCGCCTTGGCTACGCGGCGCGCCCGGGACGCGGCCGAGCGAGGAACGTTTCGACCTCGTCCTTCAGGCCGTGGTCGCGGACGTGGGCCGCCAGGGAGAACGCCCGGCGGGCGGCATGGATCGCACGGGTTTCTTCCCCCAGTTCCATCCCAACCTGCGCCAGGCTCAGCAGGTGCCTCGCGGCTGCCGGCGATTCTCCCAGGCGCTCGATCGTGCTGAGGGCATCGTACCAGCCCTTCTGGAACCGCTCCTCGTCTTTTGCACGGCCAGCCGCTTCGACCAGGAGCAGCAGGGTCTCGATGCGTTCCGGCGTGGTGCGGCGACTCGGGAGCACGGCCTCCAGCATCTGGATCGCCGCGACGACATTCTCGCTGTGCCGCAGCATGAGGCTCGCATACGCGTGGCGGAGCGAGGGATTCCGCGAGTGGTGCTTGCCCAGGAGGCGCAGGGCCTTCTTCGCGTA
Encoded here:
- a CDS encoding HNH endonuclease, whose translation is MASAVFDLERAVRIVAAYSDGPETTTFVTVGAQFGISGERVRQIMEKYEEVAGTKVLRRERRSRHAPAAPPAPKPSAAQALLSRAKLTTCGCWEWTGPKTPAGAPVFTRVKGQQHAHRAAFVLWCGPIPARAYVAQTCRNKLCINPSHLVALPRKEAIRLHPNWDAERNTWRTGRERLTHCRNGHEFTVENTRWVTHGTAAAGGGTMTVTTRLCAVCARQRGRRHAGTHPRPRKPLPPLPADLGEQELERQIRAIVRVSPASDRAPELWREVEARIGHTGLQVISTPVRVLVRCAALPNETWAAYARRTAGHGEYEEWFVARMLADPRIQKVLRRAGSVFIISDQWPGHHEHTDDRAA